The Pieris napi chromosome 14, ilPieNapi1.2, whole genome shotgun sequence genomic interval ATGCCCTTCCTTCTTCTTTCTATATgctgttttattaattgcctgcaatattttaattgtcattGGACTATCTACATTGGTTCCCGACAACCATGAGAATTTTGGTATTGTCTGTTCTGTAACATTTCTAGGGAATGTCACTTGAAGATTGGCGGTGTAACCGTTTCTTTCTGAATGTATTTGACAAGTCCTAGTATCAATATTCATATCTGTTACTTCTATGTTAGCCATTTCCCTTATTGATTCAAATTCTTCATCTATTGAGGTAGGTgttttatgaacaattttattctgtaataaaagtttaaattatattaatatgaaattaatataatacaccaCATGTATTGTAACGTTATAAAAAGTATAAGTAAGAATACAGTACAGAGtttatataacttaatatacTTAGTACACAAACTAAGACTTCAATACATCCAAACACAatatgtttttgacatactaaagcgggccatagacggaccgcatgttgcagtcaagaccgtctgcaatatgcggtttgctcaggaactgatcgagcggtccgtgtattgcagatatgaatttagtatggaaactgccgatcgcatattgcagtcggttttgagtgcaacatgcggtccgtctatgggcCGCTTTAGTGCTATTTTCAATTCACAATATATACAACTGAATAGGTCATCAaagtaacaaataattatcttACCATTTCAATATcttgaaattttttatcattcaCTGAATTAATAGTTGATGCATAACTGgctgaaaaaaatactatctTTTAGAAGAAgcataaagaaattataaatacatatttgagcTCATAACTTACCATCacttatattatcataatcGCTGTCTATGTCATCAGGCAAAAAATGTGAACACATTTTTAACAAGGACGGATGCATTGTCCAAATTCTAAGTGTTTGATCTCTCCCCCATGTTACAAGTTGATAATTTGATGGTAAAGTGTTAGGCCTCCACACCATTGTTTGAACTGTATCCGTATGGCCTGCTAATCTATGGGTCAATGTACCATCAATCCAAATGCCTATTACACCTGCCTGTTCCACTCGTGGCAATCCACCCCAACCAACACCAATAGTTAAAAGCCCGCTACCAAAAGGAGTATATATAGCCCTCCATACTGGAAAATTTGTCATTATAACATTTTCTGGCCTTCTAGCATTGTTAATATCAAAGTACTTTATGCTTCCATCGTGACTTGATGTAACCAGTTGGTATTCATGGTGGGGACTCCAGTCTACACCATGTATTTTACACAAATGTGCGGAGATGTAAAGTAAGGGCGTAGAATTTTTACGATAATCCCATATTTTTATGTCTCCATCATGAGCTGTGGCTACAATATGTGATGCTACTTTATTCCATTGTACTTGGGATGCTCCagctgaagaaaaaaaaatgcatcTTATTGAGTACCATGTCAGCAGTGAAAGTATTATTTCAGCTTTTTTTCATAGTTCTGATTCTAGATCATTAAACAGAGCTTTTTGAATCTACAAATAACTTACCAACTGCACTTAACGATAAGACAGGTTTTCTTGAATCCCGTAAATCCCATAAATGTGTATATGTATCAATTGAGCAAGTAGCTATTAGATTGTGGTCTTGTCTGTGGAAGTGTGTGTCACTTACTACCCGAGTATGGCCTTTTAATGAACATATGCATGTTAAATCATTACCCGCTCTCCATTCATACACATCTACACGCTGGTTACTCTACAAAAAAACTACAAGCTTCATAAaactttgataaaaaaaattataggaagatatcattttattaaatacttcttACTGCTATAGCACACAACTTTTGCCCGGGATACGTTTGGCACCATTCTGCACCAGCTGCATCATATTTACTTTGTCGTgggtacttttttattatgtccCCAGTGTCATCGTCAAAGCTTAGTTGTTTAATAGCCAGCCATCGTCTTCCAGCCAAAAGCACATTATTCCCTGAATAGTCCACTGACATAGCCGTAGCATGCAGCTCCCTATATTCCCATTTCATGGTCTCGGAATTCCAATGGAcagacattttaaataaaattattatttctacataataataaaagtcagGACCACTTatgttattacaaaaaaatgttttattttgtaaattgtttttattttttacacatttttatgACTGGTGCctaatgacaattgacaattaTGATCGACGATTCTGACATTAGACATACATGTAATATGTCACAATAACAgataattactatttattcCAGTCATAATgacatgaaattttttgtaaactaTAAATGAATagacatattatatagattacaaaaaataaagtattattcaaaataatagtGTGAActtagataaaattaaattattatattttgattacatAAAGTTTAAACAGACTAAAATACCgggtaaaaaataatttattgtttaattattagacGATGACCTATCAtgcttttgaattttattttcctaCAAGATACAACTATcttactgttttattttatcggAGACTGagtatgatttaaatattatatacacgtattttgaataatttaagaatgataattaaattgaagATTGCCTGTAAACGTGTTTACAGGCAATTGGGACTGGTGCAGCGCTATCTTGCTTAGAATGGGTTTTGGCGAGATCttgtttattatgaatttgaatttctgaagccaatattaaaattaacaaatagtttagtcactaataaataatctgcaatgatttttaaaatcgtagcctattaaagaaataaaacatggCTCGCTAAATAATAGTCCTATGTAAAAAGAATGAAAGACatgaaagtaataaaaaaaattataaagagaaataaaattgaaacccAGAAAAAACGCTGAGACTTTATTTTCTTAGTACAAAAATTTTACCACCGTTACAGGGTGATAATCTATATTAAACACATCTCACCCTCATAAATTATATCCTGtaggtaaatttaaataaggcGCCAACCTTTGTAAGgtgaaatgtattaattataaattaagatataataattaaattaaaaaataagtacataaaataaaatataaatttaatgtctGAAATACATTTCAAAAGGAAGTAAATGTAGTCGTAAGTGTATCAGAAATGGTTGATTTCGACGATGCGATCAATTTATAAACGAAGGTTGttcttatgttttaataaaatatttccgcAGTTTCTTgtaggtttattttttatatatgtttactgtgaatatttaatttactacgTTACACAACTACAAGTAAGTAATGATGAGTACCTAATGGTAGtatatatcaaattttaattgttgtttcaagcatattttttttgtagtgtAGATGGCCTACCgtagacaaaaatattatgaagaaCGAAAAGCCAGTTTATGCCATGGTTCTTGCAGACATTCATCTCCTGGGTTCAAAAAACGGACATTGGTTAGACAAAGAGCGGCGAGAGTGGCAAATGCATCGCGCATTTCAAACTGCTATGACCTTACATAATCCTGAACtggtatttattttaggtaaagttaaaaatattactaatcctatctttcaggtcaggaTTAGTACAAAAAACTAGCAGCTAACATGTTTTCCTGGTTTGcatgtttttaattagcttAAAGTCACATATTGCGCCAATTAAAAtcctttgtatttaaaaatccaggacataatactatttaatacaaaataattttgtttcaacAATATACTATTTCCAGTTATTTTTTCAGGTGACATATTTGATGAGGGAAACTGGAGTTCTCAAAAGGAGTTTAATGAATATGTGGaaaggtttaaaaaattatttgaaattccCAAAGGCACTACTTTGTACGTGGTAGCTGGAAATCATGACATAGGCTTTCATTATAAGTAAGAtttgatattatttgtagTCTCAGAGTTTAGTACATATatcacatatacattataaaatcTCAGTGTTTTTAGcaattaaaaacatgtttaaggtaatttttttcattttgacttttatattatttaaggaACCGAATTGTttgtgtaaattatataattatagatatTCTTACCAGGATAACTCCACAATTATCAAATAGGTTTGAAGTTGAGCTTAATGCACCACCAGTCAGGTTAATTAGTATCAGAGGAAATCATTTCATTCTCATTAATTCTATGGCCATGGAGGGTGATGGATGTAGTCTATGCTCGAGAGCAGTTGCAGAGCTTGAGAAAATTGCAGGTGATTactattttaatgaatattaaaaacatgcaTATACAAggcaaaacaataattagaaatattattgcttaaaataaaataatggagTTGCGCAACAATCCTATATGGGTTTTGAGACAGCCATTTGTtgctcattttatttttttatatattatgtatgtaagtaacatacataattgcAATAACATTGTAAGTATTTTGAAAGATTATTCTTATTactttttcaaattaatttatagacatttgaAAATTCATAGTCTACCCTGATTATCAATATTCAAATGTGAAGCTATTTTTCTAGGAATTTTATACCAAATGAATTTTaaaggaaacaattttttaccggattaaagttatgtattattataaatttacaattattttacacgcgaaacgtcggttaaatttaaaattatgtaaaataattgtaaatttataataagacataaaatatttattttgtaaatatttattgtttaaatgtgtaaaagttatgtcaataaaagacaataccaaATGAATTTTATTCGAAACAGTTGTCTATTATTCGGAAATCTGTAAGTTCCGTTGTAGCAGTAGAGATTGAGCTAAAGGAGACAGCGAGAAAAAGAGAATTCGAAAggcataattaatttaagataaTTAGCACcacatatttatgtatattataccacttattaaaaaaatcaaatacccataaataagaaaaaaaaagtttaattgcTATTTTTGTCTTGTACTTTAGCTCCATCGCTATCGCTGACGCAGATGATGTTCGGAGCTGTTTCGTGTTAAggaaaatctataatttttgtGATTTTCAGCCAGTATAAAATGAATCGATCGACTATTACTTCCTGTTCCCCTTACATCCCGGAATATAaacattcttaaatattttaggtgTTAAATATGTCATACTTAGGGAATCAGTATCTCCAGATTATACAGGATTGTTTGCTAAATGCTCTAAAGGTGTAGGTAGATTATTAAAGTTGCGTATGTCACGCTGCAGgacatttttaaataccaagattatttgttttcctaagcaataaaaaaatcgttcgctagattcatttttataggTGTACAAAATTTTTAGATACCCTCAAGTGCAGTAGCGGGTCAACATTATGTAAAGGAAAAACGAAGGTAGCAAAGTATAGCAGACCAATATTGATGCAAGTGAGTCAACTTatttaaatcagtggcgctacaacctttttaggtctaggcctcagatttctgaatctgtttcatgatcatttttcaatctaataggcaagtgggtgatcagcctccagtgcggAGAGACTGATCAAGAGTTCTGACCGCTCTAGGGTAATTATCAGGATGCGCCCTCGCTAGGTGATAGGTGTGTTACGGTCGGTCTCAATAGCTTTGTTATATTAGTTTTGACTTTGTTTACTagtttgataattttaacatgGTTCATACTATCTATAAAAGGTTTTAGGTATAAAAGTTTTCAGATCGATCTGCAACCGAAACTAACGTTGTCCTTTAATTTGCACGACTTGAAACCATTTTTTATCTGATTTAGCTTCACTAGCTTAGCATGTTGCATTACAAGTTTTTGCTTGCGGAGTGTGGGAAGTAACTTTTTACTCTTAAGTACTGAATTTgttgtgttgttttttttattaactgcaACATAGGTACCCTTTGGGTTTCTGGCAGGAATAGAATGCTGGGCCTCGGTGTCAGATTTTAAAGGCAAATGGACGCATTCTTCTGCTAAGGTTTCTGCCTAAATCAGTGGCATATAGTTGTTTTAGCTCTTTTGCTTTGCTTCTAATAAATTCACTGTCGTCTTTTTCAGTTCATTCAGTGCAGTTTCAATAAGAAACCAAACGAtgtttttactatattataaataatttgccggttttttaagacaatcaATAGGTGCATAATAATTATCAACGATGAAAGATCGCCTcccttcaaaaataaattttggttTCTTTCTTCTTACATATTTTGTCTATGGTGGTCACTTCGCATCTCTTGATTGCCTCTGATTCAAAATTGTCAAACTCTCTTTCGTCGCGCAACATATCAAGGTAAGCATGTAATGTCTCATAAAGAGGATAACGGATAAATCAACAAAACTTCCTTGTAACTGTGTTACAAGCAAGCAACTAATTAGGTTACTAAAACTGCTTGTAGATCCAGTTCATAGTTCATTTAGTGTTTTGTCTTGGTCTAGTTGAAATATGCAGGGGACGATGCTACCGAAGACACGCTTTCAGCGCGCCCGCGCCCCCCAAGATCGTCGCGCCCTAGGCTACAGCCTAATTAGCCTATGGGTTAATCAGGCCCTGCCagtgcctaacacacgccgtcgactttttgtgtctaagacatgtcggtttcctaacgatgttttccttcaccgttcgagcgaatgttaaatgcgcacatagaaagaaagtccattcctGCACAGACGGTTACTTGGgcatagaaaataattattcatacaTTAAAAGCTCCCGTTAAAAAGATTTTCCTTcacaaatacaatatattgtaAGCAACCGAATATATGGAAAATCTTTGAATAAGATAAAGAAAATCTCTACATTTATGATGGCAAAAACTGATTATATCGAAATCTGaactatatattatgtcaaacaCGAAAATaaacttgaataatttttttttgccgaAAGTGGAATTACAAGACTTTAGTTATTTCCTTATActtaaacatatacatatatcctAAGTGTGAATAACAAAGTACTTAAATTATGAAAtctaagatattttaataacatttaatttaaaggaaAACCTCTTAAAAATGAGTATGCTTAATTGCAATGGTACGATATATGgcatttaaatgttaattgttaATACGGAAATAAGTgcataaaatatcttaatttatttcaatgtatcaaaatataaacTGCCTTAAGAGTGATTTTTAGCCAACACTGcttgtgttggcctagtggcttgagcaTGCGACTGACTTTCCTGAtatcgtaggttcgaatctCAACTATCTACCAATAGATTTTACTGCGCATTTAAAAATCACTGAaaatcatgaggaaaccggccttagacccaaaaagttgacggagTGTGAtaggcacagaaggttgataACCTACTTGATATAGAAACAGCAAATGATCTCGAAGCAGATAcagatctgaggcccagacctaaaaagttgtagcgtcactggtTTTTTTCAACTATcctttttttgctttttagTGAATGTATATTATAGGACTTTATTACTTTTCAAGCGCCTATAATATCTATCTTCCTACATCAGACGTCGAGGAAGAATACGAAGTTCTATCCGTATCTCCAATGTTCcataactgagcgttttttaaggtaGTTTTCATTGCGTACCAATTCAAAGGCCGGCGACGTACTTGCGatccttctggcattgtgaatATCccgggcggcggtatcacttaacatcaggtgagcctcctgaaAGTTTGCCCCTGTTATATTATTGGTACGTCTCAAAAGTAAAACGTTATgataacattttcattttttttaattttaaaacgtaCTTTCTCTTTATacgtaaaatttcattatacaTTAAACTGGTGACATATGTCTATTCATAAAAAGATGTGTGCAGTAATTCACCTAAAGCTGGTGATTGCTGCAGCACCATTGCACTGTTCCTCTCCGTTGGTGATGTGTTCAATTGGGGTGATTTTTCAGCATTACCCACTATACAGAGAATCAGATAGCGTATGTACTGAGTCAGACGCACCTTTATCCAGAAGAAATCTCTTCGAAGAACGTTGGGATTGTCTTTCAAAAGAGTCCACTGAGTATCTCATTGAGAGTTTATTGCCTCGAGCGGCGTTTGGTGCGCATACGCACAATAGTTGTTTGATACGTCACAGTTTAGTGCCCAGACCGGAGCATAAAATAGAGTTTGTTGAATATACAGTACCTTCGTTTTCGTGGAGGAATAGATTGGATCCGAAGTATTATTTGGTAAGTTTTTGCTTTGTACCACGGTCTTCACTTTTTACAtatgaaaaatttagtttGTTTAATCAGACAAAAATTGCGTCATGCTTGCGCAATACTTGTGGCGGGTCTTAGAGTGGTAATTAATTCAAATcgaattaaatcaaaatcatttattcatttaggtaacacaatgtacacaaCGTCttatagaaatacatattaaatgcttctaattttacatttcgtgccagttctcaaatcggCAATcggaacggaagagaagaactggcaataaactctccgccactctttttaatcgcccagttttttgttttacacaatctttaaattacaccatgttccacatgacatcataagtaattttttttttttttttttttttttttttaagattaatagttaattaataatcaaaaacagatttttcctctatcagcagtaggcatggtgaaataggagcacgcacttaaaTTCTcctgggaacaacacgcaaataatagtcgaaataactatcATCACCGCTTACACGAATTTAAGCCCGACAGTCACCAAAGTATGATGCATGGCCAGCCATAggcccctcgccatatttgaAGGAGAGAGACAGCCTTAGCCTTAGCTTCCCCTAGCTATCCAAAGATATTATAAGTTAACAATTTATGGggattataatgttttataattccaaaaaaaatacgaCGACAAGAAATTTCTTTTCAAAAAAGTAACGAAAATTTTTCGGTCTGGATAAAGTACTTAAAACCTTACTTCAGTATAAACATAGTAACCTAGGCAGTCATATGCGTTTTGCCTCCTAACAAACAACATTTAAGCTTATTCCtatatgttattaatacaCATACTCAAGGCTTAGTATAAAGTTACCCATCAAGACTGCGGTAGATAATCGGCAAATtcaaagatatttaattttttattcgtaTAAGATTATACATTATCGTAACTTGGAAACATTTATAGGCATATTCAAGAACGCGCCCTGCGCTGATCCTCTGTAGTTTACAATACGggtgtttattttgttgttcCGATATAGTTATCTCAGAATTCGTAGCAATTCGCAATCTTGAATAAAACCACAATATTTAAGTAACGATCCTGCGTTATTATTCGAAGTAACGGACATCGGGTTTGCTCTGAGAAGACATCAAGCATTTTTTCCGAACAtgcttacaaattatatttttttaaatgaaagcTGGTATATTCAAATTGCTTGACGTTCATGTGTACAATTTGTAACggataaatgatattttatttgtttatgcaTGTGATTTGAATTCATTCATCTACCACTTCCATGAATGTAATgtcaatacaattatttcagcTAACCGTAACCCCGTACGAGGTAAAGGTGGCCAAGTGCGAGTTGACCCGAGAGGTAACAATTCAGGTCACGGCTGTGCTCCTAATTCTTGCTCTAGTCGTCTATATACAATACTACAATACGAGGTCTTACAGGCATCTGTGagttattactttattatctGTGGAATGCCCTATTTTTACATTTGCAGGATTATTTTCCAACAAGTAATTCCTGAACGAAAACATTTCCTGCCAATTTAGTACGAAGGTGAATTTGTCACCCGTAAACTgaaaatgaaagaaaaatcTTACCAATAGTAATGTTTTGTTACAATTACGAGAATCTTATATCACCATTTTCCAaatttgctatttttttttccaaattCACTTTATAcgttattttcttaataaaaaagttatttatatcttattaaaaaaatgttcgcGCGTGTCAGTGAGCACGgagaaaaatgttaattaatccATTTTAGTCTGGAATAgtgtacttattttaaaacctcGCGGCCtcttctattttttaaataaaaaacaggtCACGTGTCAAACAAGATGATTTAATAGTATTGTTCAGtttgtgaatattttaataatgaataattacttattaggtttttgaagtgaaacttctttagaatcgtaacttctttagaatcgttgtgatttcaaaccggatgcaacggaaaaagcgacagtaaaaagagacagacacataaattaataggatttggcgtgggagagagtgagataggaggcattatacagtgtataaactttaaattagtgtaacattttctgaaataaataacagatttgatgaaaattcaa includes:
- the LOC125056159 gene encoding metallophosphoesterase 1-like isoform X1 yields the protein MRSIYKRRLFLCFNKIFPQFLVGLFFIYVYCEYLIYYVTQLQCRWPTVDKNIMKNEKPVYAMVLADIHLLGSKNGHWLDKERREWQMHRAFQTAMTLHNPELVFILGDIFDEGNWSSQKEFNEYVERFKKLFEIPKGTTLYVVAGNHDIGFHYKITPQLSNRFEVELNAPPVRLISIRGNHFILINSMAMEGDGCSLCSRAVAELEKIADTLKCSSGSTLCKGKTKVAKYSRPILMQHYPLYRESDSVCTESDAPLSRRNLFEERWDCLSKESTEYLIESLLPRAAFGAHTHNSCLIRHSLVPRPEHKIEFVEYTVPSFSWRNRLDPKYYLLTVTPYEVKVAKCELTREVTIQVTAVLLILALVVYIQYYNTRSYRHLSDKQV
- the LOC125056159 gene encoding metallophosphoesterase 1-like isoform X5, whose amino-acid sequence is MRSIYKRRLFLCFNKIFPQFLVGLFFIYVYCEYLIYYVTQLQCRWPTVDKNIMKNEKPVYAMVLADIHLLGSKNGHWLDKERREWQMHRAFQTAMTLHNPELVFILGDIFDEGNWSSQKEFNEYVERFKKLFEIPKGTTLYVVAGNHDIGFHYKITPQLSNRFEVELNAPPVRLISIRGNHFILINSMAMEGDGCSLCSRAVAELEKIADTLKCSSGSTLCKGKTKVAKYSRPILMQLTVTPYEVKVAKCELTREVTIQVTAVLLILALVVYIQYYNTRSYRHLSDKQV
- the LOC125056159 gene encoding metallophosphoesterase 1 homolog isoform X2; the encoded protein is MRSIYKRRWPTVDKNIMKNEKPVYAMVLADIHLLGSKNGHWLDKERREWQMHRAFQTAMTLHNPELVFILGDIFDEGNWSSQKEFNEYVERFKKLFEIPKGTTLYVVAGNHDIGFHYKITPQLSNRFEVELNAPPVRLISIRGNHFILINSMAMEGDGCSLCSRAVAELEKIADTLKCSSGSTLCKGKTKVAKYSRPILMQHYPLYRESDSVCTESDAPLSRRNLFEERWDCLSKESTEYLIESLLPRAAFGAHTHNSCLIRHSLVPRPEHKIEFVEYTVPSFSWRNRLDPKYYLLTVTPYEVKVAKCELTREVTIQVTAVLLILALVVYIQYYNTRSYRHLSDKQV
- the LOC125056159 gene encoding metallophosphoesterase 1 homolog isoform X3 translates to MKNEKPVYAMVLADIHLLGSKNGHWLDKERREWQMHRAFQTAMTLHNPELVFILGDIFDEGNWSSQKEFNEYVERFKKLFEIPKGTTLYVVAGNHDIGFHYKITPQLSNRFEVELNAPPVRLISIRGNHFILINSMAMEGDGCSLCSRAVAELEKIADTLKCSSGSTLCKGKTKVAKYSRPILMQHYPLYRESDSVCTESDAPLSRRNLFEERWDCLSKESTEYLIESLLPRAAFGAHTHNSCLIRHSLVPRPEHKIEFVEYTVPSFSWRNRLDPKYYLLTVTPYEVKVAKCELTREVTIQVTAVLLILALVVYIQYYNTRSYRHLSDKQV
- the LOC125056159 gene encoding metallophosphoesterase 1 homolog isoform X4, which translates into the protein MHRAFQTAMTLHNPELVFILGDIFDEGNWSSQKEFNEYVERFKKLFEIPKGTTLYVVAGNHDIGFHYKITPQLSNRFEVELNAPPVRLISIRGNHFILINSMAMEGDGCSLCSRAVAELEKIADTLKCSSGSTLCKGKTKVAKYSRPILMQHYPLYRESDSVCTESDAPLSRRNLFEERWDCLSKESTEYLIESLLPRAAFGAHTHNSCLIRHSLVPRPEHKIEFVEYTVPSFSWRNRLDPKYYLLTVTPYEVKVAKCELTREVTIQVTAVLLILALVVYIQYYNTRSYRHLSDKQV
- the LOC125056159 gene encoding metallophosphoesterase 1-like isoform X6 yields the protein MAMEGDGCSLCSRAVAELEKIADTLKCSSGSTLCKGKTKVAKYSRPILMQHYPLYRESDSVCTESDAPLSRRNLFEERWDCLSKESTEYLIESLLPRAAFGAHTHNSCLIRHSLVPRPEHKIEFVEYTVPSFSWRNRLDPKYYLLTVTPYEVKVAKCELTREVTIQVTAVLLILALVVYIQYYNTRSYRHLSDKQV